The segment GCGCTCCTCACGACATATCGACATATCGACATATCGAAATCTCTCATGGTCATCTCCGACGACCTTGATCTCCCTCTAGGCACCCTCCGTCTCCGTGAACGCGGCGGCGCCGGCGGGCATCAAGGGCTTCAGTCGATTATCAACGCTCTTGGCACCAAAGAATTCCCCCGCCTTAAAATCGGCATCCGCCCTCCCACGCTTTCCCGCCAGCCGGGCAAAGCAGAAGAATTCGTGCTTAAGAAATTCGCAAAAGATGAACTTACCTTAATGCGCCATGAAATTATTCCTCAAGCGGTTCGAATGATCATTGAAACGCTAGCAAAATCTAAATAATACTGCGATGAAAACACTTTTTCGCTTCACTCTCACAAAGATAATTCTCACACTGCTTTTATCACTACTGTGTTACTTTCTGACACTCAAATATAGCTTAGGAATAATTAGTGAAATACTCTTCCTCATTTTTTACTATCCACTCGGCGCTGTCACATGGGCTCTGCTGCCCTCACTTAACCGCTTCTATGATGTGATACTTTTTCTCCTATCATTGGTGCCATTTTATATCGCGGTAAGTTTATTTACCTACCTCTACACTAAGAAAAAAGGATTAGCACTTATAATAATTGCCATGATACTTATAAGCGGTGCTGCCTACTATGTAAAGTATGAATTTTGCGCCCTTGGAGGTTGGGGATTTGATATAAGTTGCGGTAGGAGAATACCTCGATATAATGAGTTCGTCTGGGGAGATGAGTGTAAACAATTCGCAAGATGTGAAATCAATCGCGGTGCCTGTC is part of the Patescibacteria group bacterium genome and harbors:
- the pth gene encoding aminoacyl-tRNA hydrolase; this encodes MLIVGLGNPGIKYERTRHNVGFMVADALTRELHAPEFKLKKSAHALITPPFVPPLSRGGWGGLSMIIAKPQTYMNLSGKSIAALLTTYRHIDISKSLMVISDDLDLPLGTLRLRERGGAGGHQGLQSIINALGTKEFPRLKIGIRPPTLSRQPGKAEEFVLKKFAKDELTLMRHEIIPQAVRMIIETLAKSK